The following is a genomic window from Geminicoccus roseus DSM 18922.
CAGTGCCGCGCCCGCAAAGCCAGCCAGCGGAGCCAGGACCATCCAGGGATGAACGGCATAGTTGGCAAGCCAGCCGCCGCTTCGCACCTCCACCGTCTTGCCGAGCGGGTTGGATGCGCCCAGCCCGTCCTGGATGCTGGTGACGACATAGCCGTCGGCAAAGATCATCCAGAGGCCACCCAGCGCGAACAGTCCAGCGGTGGCGATGGCGGCCATCTGCCCGATCTCGCGGGCGCGGGCGGCGACGACGCCTTCGGTGCGCGCGGCGATCACCGCCGCACCATGCACGATCATCATGGAAAGGCTGACCAGGCCCGCCACCAGCGGGAACGGCATCAGCAGGCCGAAGAAGCCACCGGCGTAGCTTGGGCGCAGCGTGTCATCCAGGGTGAAGGGCACCCCCGACAGCACGTTGCCGACCGCCACGCCGAAGATCAGGGCCGGTACCGCGCCACCCACGAACAAGGCCCAGTCCCAGCTGGCGCGCCATCTGCGATCCTGGATCTTGCCGCGGAACTTGAAGCCCACGGGCCGCAGGATGAGCGCCAGCAGGATCACGATCATCGCAAGGTAGAAGCCGGAGAAGGATACGGCGTAGAGGGCCGGCCAGGCCGCGAAGACCGCGCCGCCGCCCAGGATCAGCCATACTTGGTTGCCCTCCCAGACCGGCCCCACGATGTTGATGAGGATGCGCCGTTCCGCGTCGCTCTTTGCAACGAAGGGCAGGAGCGCCCCTATCCCCAGGTCGAAGCCATCCATCAGGGCGAAACCGATCAGAAGGACGCCCAGGAGCGCCCACCAGATCAGCCTGAGCGTTTCATAGTCGAGGGGGATCATGACGTGATGTCCTTGCGAGCCGGTCGGTTCAGCGGTCGGGAGTGGCGGTCGCCGCCTCGGGGATATGGCGGGAGCCACCCAGGCCCTCGATCAGCGCATAAGCGGCCGCCGGGCCCTTGCGGATCGTCTTGACCATCAGGATCACCATGATGACCGCGAGGATCGTGTAGAGCGTCAGGAAGAAGCTCAGGCTGATCACCAGGTCGGTGATGGTCAGGCCGGAAGCGGCATAGAAGGTCGGCAGCACGCCTTCGATCGCCCAGGGCTGCCGCCCATACTCGGCCACCAGCCAGCCGGCCTCGATCGCGACCCAGGGCAGCGGCAGGCTCGCCACCGCCAGCCACAGGAAGGGCCGGCTGTTGCCGAGCTGGTGGCGCGACGACATCACGAAGGCCAGGCCGAAGAACAGGATGAAGTAGATGCCTAGCCCCACCATCAGGCGGAAGCTCCAGAACAGGACGCCTACATCCGGGACGGTATCCCAGGCAGCCTTCTGAACCAGTTCGTCCGAGGCATCTGCGACGTCATCCGTGTAGCGCTTGAGCAGGAGGGCATAGCCCAGGTCCGGCCAGGACTGCTCGAACTCGGCACGGGCGGCCTGGTCGTTCTTGTCGGCGCGCACCCGCTGAAGGGCATCGTAGGACGCCATGCCGTTGCGGATCCGGACCTCGGCCCGATCAACCAGATCGAGGATGCCCGGCACTTCCGTCGAGAGCGACCGCGTCGAGATCACGCCCAGCGCGTAGGGGATGTGCACCGCGTAGTGGTTCTGGCGGGCTTCCTGATCCGGGATCCCGAACAGGGTCAGGCCGGCCGGGGCAGGTTCGGTCTCCCACATGCCTTCCATGGCCGCGAGCTTCATCTTCTGGTGCTCGGTGGTCACGTAGCCGCTCTCGTCGCCCAGCACGACGACCGACAGGGCGGAGGCCAGCCCGAAGCTGGCGGCCACTGCCATGGAGCGTTTGGCCAGGTCCTGATGCCGACGGCCGAGCAGGAAGATGGCGCTCACCGCCATGACGAACATCGAGCCGGTAACATAGCCGGCGCTGACGGTGTGGACGAACTTGGCCTGGGCCACGGGGTTGAAGAGCACCGCCATGAAGTCGACGATCTCCATCCGCATCGTGTCGGGATTGAAGGTCGCGCCGACCGGGTTCTGCATCCAGCCATTGGCGATCAGGATCCAGAGCGCCGAGAAGTTGGCGCCCAGCGCCACCAGCCAGGTGACGCAAAGATGGGCCAGCTTGCTCAGGCGGTCCCACCCGAAGAAGAACATCCCGATGAAGGTGGCTTCCAGGAAGAAGGCCATCAGCCCTTCCATGGCCAGCGGCGCACCGAACACGTCGCCGACATAGTGGCTGTAATAGCTCCAGTTCATGCCGAACTGGAACTCCATCACGATGCCGGTCGCGACGCCCATGGCAAAGTTGATGCCGAACAGCGTGCCCCAGAACAACGTCATGCGCCGCCAGATCTCGCGGCCGGTCATGACGTAGACGCTCTCCATGATCGCCATCAGGAACGACAGGCCGAGCGTCAGCGGCACGAACAGGAAATGGTACATCGCCGTCGCCGCGAACTGCAGGCGCGACAGGTCGACCACGGTGAAATCGATCATGGTCCTTATCGCCTCGTCGAGACCGGTCACCCACCGGCATGAGCCGGCTCTACGCCTGGACGCGGCACGGACGCCTTGATCGAAATCAATGCTCCTGGGCCCCTTCCTCATCTAGCTGCGGCCTGTCGCCGACGCTCACCAGACGATGGCCGCGATGAAGCACTCGATGCCTTTGGACCGCGCCAAGGAACAGGCGCGGTGGATGATGGGCCTGCGCCGGCAGGCCGGCCCGGCCCTGGCCATCGCCGCCGGGCTCCCGCTCCTGTCCGGCTCGCTGCTGGTGGTTCAGGCCTGGCTCCTGGCCGACATCCTGCACCAGGCGATCGTGGATGGGGCATCGCAGATCGACCTTCTTGGACCGGTCCTGGTCCTCGCCGGCCTGCTCGCGCTGCGCATTCTCCTGGGTGCGGCGGCGGAGCGTGCCGGGCTCGCTGCGGCCGAGCGGATCAAGACGACCCTGCGCAGCGTGCTGTTCCGCCGGATGATGGGGGAGAGGCCAGCCTGGACCGCTTCGCGGCCTTCCGGCGCCCTCAGCGCCGTTCTTGTCGATCAAGTGGAGGCACTGGACGGCTTCTTCGCCCGCTTCCTTCCGGCGATGGTTCAGGCCGCCGTGCTGCCGGTGGCCTTCGCCGCCCTGGTGTTGCCCGTCGATGTCGTGGTCGGTCTCCTGTTCCTGGTGACCGCTCCGTTGATCCCCCTGTTCATGGCGCTGGTCGGCTGGGGTGCCGAGGCGGCGGCCAGCAGCCATGCCCAGGCTTTTGCACGCCTGTCCGGGCTGTTCGCCGACCGCCTGCGCGGCATGCTGACCCTCAAGCTGTTCGGTCAGGCTGAGGCCGAAACTCGGGCAGTCGGTGCCGCCAGCGAGGAACTGCGCAGGCGCACATTGGGCATTCTGCGTGTCGCGTTCCTGTCCTCGGCGGTGCTGGAGTTCTTCGCAGCCCTGGGTGTCGCCGGCGTGGCGCTCTATGTCGGCCTGACCCATCTCGGCATGATCGACCTGCGCTTCCAGCCGCTCACCCTGCAGGCTGGCTTGTTCTGCCTGCTGATGGCGCCTGAAATCTATCAGCCCCTGCGCCTCCTGGCGGCGCATCACCACGACCGCGCGGCAGCCAAAGCGGCGGTGGCCGAGATCGCCCTGCAGTTCGAGGCGCTCCCGGAGATGGCAGCGCCAGCGCCTGCCGTCATCCGGGACAGCATTCCGCCTCAGGAGCTGCATCGGGACGGCCCGCTGGACCTGGTCGTGGAGGATCTGACCCTGAACACGCCGGACCGCAGTCGCGCAATCCTGGAACATGCGTCCTTTGCCGTGGCGGCTGGCAGCCATGTTGCTCTGCTGGGGGAGAGTGGCATCGGCAAGTCCACGCTGCTGGAAACCCTGGCACGGCTGCGCGACGCGGAGGGCATGATCCGGCTGGGTGGGATTGATCTGCACGACATGTCGGAGGCGGAACTGCGCGGCAGAGTGGCGATCCTCGGTCAGCGGCCACGCCTGTTCCACGGCAGCATCGCCGACAACATCCGCCTCGGCCGCCCGGATGCCGGCCCCGCGGCGGTGCGCCGGGCAGCCGGGTTGGCGCTGGTCGCCGAGTTCGCGCCGGACCTGGGGGCGCTGCTGGGCGAGAACGGCCTGGGCCTGTCGGGAGGGGAAGCGCACCGGGTGGCACTTGCCCGGATCTTCCTGCGCGCCCCCGACCTCCTGCTGCTGGACGAACCGACCGCACATCTCGATCCGAGCACCGAGCAGCGGCTCTTGGACCATCTGATGCAGTTCGCCGAAGGCCGCACCATGATCGTCGCCACCCATGCCCCAGCGGTTGCTGCCCGCATGGACCGGATCTGGCGGATTGCCGGGCGCCAGCTCCTGCCCTGCCCACACCGGCGCGAGCGGCACCAGACTCCGCCCAGAGACGCGCAGGGGGCGGAGAGCGTGGCATGATGGGACTCTGGTATTTCCGCCCCCTGTTCCTGGCCGAGCGCGGCCGCCTGCTCGCAACCCTCTTCCTGTCGATCTTGACGCTGCTCGCGGGCGTCATGCTGCTGGGGACGTCCGGCTGGTTCCTGACGGCAGCCGCAACCACCACGGCAGCCGCCACCTTCAACCTGTTCGTGCCATCTTCCCTGGTGCGCGGCCTGTCGCTGGTTCGGATCCTGTCCCGATATGGCGAGAAGCTGACCGGGCATGACACGACCCTGCGCCTGCTCACCC
Proteins encoded in this region:
- the cydB gene encoding cytochrome d ubiquinol oxidase subunit II; protein product: MIPLDYETLRLIWWALLGVLLIGFALMDGFDLGIGALLPFVAKSDAERRILINIVGPVWEGNQVWLILGGGAVFAAWPALYAVSFSGFYLAMIVILLALILRPVGFKFRGKIQDRRWRASWDWALFVGGAVPALIFGVAVGNVLSGVPFTLDDTLRPSYAGGFFGLLMPFPLVAGLVSLSMMIVHGAAVIAARTEGVVAARAREIGQMAAIATAGLFALGGLWMIFADGYVVTSIQDGLGASNPLGKTVEVRSGGWLANYAVHPWMVLAPLAGFAGAALAWHGLRQWHRKTALLGSSLAIIGIIATAGLSLFPFLLPSSINPEASLTVWDASSSQLTLWTMLLGTLVFMPLIIAYTTWVYRVMSGPVNAASIDRNPNAY
- a CDS encoding cytochrome ubiquinol oxidase subunit I; amino-acid sequence: MIDFTVVDLSRLQFAATAMYHFLFVPLTLGLSFLMAIMESVYVMTGREIWRRMTLFWGTLFGINFAMGVATGIVMEFQFGMNWSYYSHYVGDVFGAPLAMEGLMAFFLEATFIGMFFFGWDRLSKLAHLCVTWLVALGANFSALWILIANGWMQNPVGATFNPDTMRMEIVDFMAVLFNPVAQAKFVHTVSAGYVTGSMFVMAVSAIFLLGRRHQDLAKRSMAVAASFGLASALSVVVLGDESGYVTTEHQKMKLAAMEGMWETEPAPAGLTLFGIPDQEARQNHYAVHIPYALGVISTRSLSTEVPGILDLVDRAEVRIRNGMASYDALQRVRADKNDQAARAEFEQSWPDLGYALLLKRYTDDVADASDELVQKAAWDTVPDVGVLFWSFRLMVGLGIYFILFFGLAFVMSSRHQLGNSRPFLWLAVASLPLPWVAIEAGWLVAEYGRQPWAIEGVLPTFYAASGLTITDLVISLSFFLTLYTILAVIMVILMVKTIRKGPAAAYALIEGLGGSRHIPEAATATPDR
- the cydD gene encoding thiol reductant ABC exporter subunit CydD, which produces MKHSMPLDRAKEQARWMMGLRRQAGPALAIAAGLPLLSGSLLVVQAWLLADILHQAIVDGASQIDLLGPVLVLAGLLALRILLGAAAERAGLAAAERIKTTLRSVLFRRMMGERPAWTASRPSGALSAVLVDQVEALDGFFARFLPAMVQAAVLPVAFAALVLPVDVVVGLLFLVTAPLIPLFMALVGWGAEAAASSHAQAFARLSGLFADRLRGMLTLKLFGQAEAETRAVGAASEELRRRTLGILRVAFLSSAVLEFFAALGVAGVALYVGLTHLGMIDLRFQPLTLQAGLFCLLMAPEIYQPLRLLAAHHHDRAAAKAAVAEIALQFEALPEMAAPAPAVIRDSIPPQELHRDGPLDLVVEDLTLNTPDRSRAILEHASFAVAAGSHVALLGESGIGKSTLLETLARLRDAEGMIRLGGIDLHDMSEAELRGRVAILGQRPRLFHGSIADNIRLGRPDAGPAAVRRAAGLALVAEFAPDLGALLGENGLGLSGGEAHRVALARIFLRAPDLLLLDEPTAHLDPSTEQRLLDHLMQFAEGRTMIVATHAPAVAARMDRIWRIAGRQLLPCPHRRERHQTPPRDAQGAESVA